The following DNA comes from Amblyraja radiata isolate CabotCenter1 chromosome 37, sAmbRad1.1.pri, whole genome shotgun sequence.
ctatatccctcgatgtacctgcctcaaccaactCCCTCTGATCCCAGCACACAGTCCCACACCACCACACTCAGACACCAATCGCCATAGCCTCCTGATCGTGGACATTGGTGTCCATTAgtccataagtgacaggagcaggtagaccattcggcccatcgcgtctactccgccatttaatcatggctgatctatctttccctcttaacctcattttcctgccttctccccataacccctgacacccgtaccaatcaagaatctatctaggatgatatgctgagagaatggagcggctgggcttgtacactctggagttcaggatgagaggggatcttattgaaacatataagagtccagaagtccaggaccaggggccgcagtttaggaataaggagtaagccatttagaatggagatgaggaaacactttttcatccagagagttgtgagtctgtggaattctctgcctcagagggcggtggaggccggttctctagaaactttcaagagagctagatagggctcttgaagatagtggagtcaggggatatggggagaaggcaggaacggggtactcatagtggatgatcagccataatcacattgaatggcgatgctggcttgaagggccgaatggcctactcctgcacctattgtcaaccaatctctttaaaaatatctattgacttgatgtccacagccatctgtggcaattaaatccgcagattcaccatcctctgactaaagagtttcctcttcgtctcctttctaaaggtacaccctttaattctgaggctgtgacctctagtcctagactatccagccagtggaaacatcctctccacatccactctatccaagcctttcactattggctAAGTCTCACATcggtctaaactccagcgagtacaggcccagtgccgtcaaacactgatCATATGTTGACCCACTCACCCCTGGCATCATCCTTGTGTTGACTGGGCTGCAAGGGGGCACTCAGAGTTGGAGGGCTGGTTAGTTTCAGTCTACCATGTGTGCTGTACAGGGGAGTGCTACTTCATTAGAGGTGGTCTATTAAATGGGATATTGATCTAAGCTGTCATCTAGTGAACCATCCCATATCAATTACCCCTCGTGATATTGTGTCCAATACTCATTCTCCAAGTAATGTTTCTAAAGTTCACCAACCCCCAGGCTGACCATTTTGCTGCTATCTGTGACAGTTTGCCGTGCACAAGAACATTGCAGTAACAACTCCACATCAAAAAGTACATCCGTGGCTGCAACACAGGTACATGCCTGAACTTCAAAACGCTCTCTGGAAAAGTCATCCTTCTTTTCTGCTTCAGCTCGGAAACAATCAGTGCATTGACATGAataacacacagagtgctggagtaactcagtgggtcaggcagcatctgtggagaacatggataggtgacgtttcacagagtgttggagtaactcagcgggtcaggcagcatctgtggagaacatggataggtgacgtttcacagagtgctggagtaactcagcgggtcaggcagcatctgtggagaacatggataggtgacgttctggggtctgatgtttagtttagttttgagatacagcgtggaaacaggcccttcgacccaccaagtccgtgccgaccagcaattaccccgtacactagttctatcctactcgctagggacaatttaccaaagccaattaccctacaaacctgcacatctttggagtgtgggaggaaaacggagcacctggagaaaacccacgtggtcacagggagaacgtacaaactctgtacagacagcacccgtagtcaggatcaaacccatgtctctggtgctgtgaggcagcagctctacctgctgcgtcactgtgcagcCCActaacatctcctatccatgtcctccacagaaggGAGtggtaacccgctgagttactccagcacttggaggttccttgtttctccattgatGTGAATATTCATTTGGGAAGGTGTGTGTTCAGTGGGTTGAGTGTGAAGTAGGCCAACGTAAGTTCTCACTTGGAGATGATCAGTACTTtatcagatgtggtctcatctgGACCAGGCTCCTCCAGATCTCCAGCCTCAGACAGGACCATTTTAATAACACCTTCCTCACACAATGGGCCTGCGTTCGCTGTGGTCCCAGTGGGAGTTCTGGTCATCTTGTGCTGAGAGGTCCTTGTCGGTTCACTGGCTGGAGGTCTTTCTGTGTTGACTTTGAAGATATTTCGCAGGTGGTTTATCAGGGAGAGTCTCTTCTTTGCAGAGTGCTGTTGGAAGCTGTACATCTGCTCCCTCTGGCCGGCCTCTGACAGAACTATCGCAGTGACGTATTGTCCGGGGCAGCACCCTCTCCCCATCGCCTCTGCAACCTTCGTCTGAAATGTTTTCCTCAGGCTAAGCACAAAGTATGCGAGACCGCTCACTATCAACATGGTGCCTGGAATGAGACGGGAATCACACGTTTCTGTTCCTTCTGCCGATCAACATGAAACCATTCATCCCATGGGTACGTTCTCATAAATAACAACAAGCGCGCAGTGCAGGTCACCCCAGGACAGGAAAGATGGGCGGTCTTTGGtgagggggcagaggaggtttacagaacGCTGCCTGAATCAgggttcagctacagggagaggttggacacttggattgttttctctgaaacgccagaggctgaggggtgacctgatagaagtgtgtaAAATTATCAGAgtttagatagggtagacaatcagaacctttctgCTAGGGTGGATTATCCAGACCTTGTTGTGGTTTGCTGGACCCAAGGTGCTGGGATCAGGGGACATTGATAATGCATTAGGTAATCTCCTCACCTGGAATCGTGGCGTGCCAAATGAGAACAGGGTGCAAGAAGCAAGCCACCGACAGAAAGATGAACGTCAGGAACTTCTGAAATCCATTGGGTCTGAGGGCTTTCTCCCAGAGAGTCCACATCTTGTTGTTTGATTTCTGGTAGACAGAGCTGTAGAAGCAAAAGCAGTGCTTTGAAGTTaataaaagacacagagtgctggagtaactcagcgggtcaggcagcatctctggagaacatggataggtgacgtttcacagagtgctggagtaactcagtgggtcaggcagcatctgtggagaacatggataggtgacgtttcacagagtgctggagtaactcagcgggtcaggcagcatctctggagaacatgggtggatgacattttgggtcacaaTCCTTAAATTTACTGGTTGTAGAGGAGGGAGGTGATGAAATCCAATTATGCTATTGTCTGAGAaaggcaacacattccaggcactcaccacactctctgtaaaaaagttgcctcacaaatatgaaatattaaatattagTTTGTCCACCCTCTCTCTGCTTCTAATAATGTTAAATAACCGCCAAACAAGCTCAACTTTAACTGTCCTTCAGAAGTGAACcccctctctgaagaagggtctcgacccgaaacgtcaaccattccttctctccagagatgctgcccgtcccgctgagttactccagcattttgtgtctgtctttggtttaagcccTTCCTCCTTTAGCTTGTTGTGTGTGAACAAACTGCCAACTGGACTTTTCACAGTAAATACTCTACATGTGGGCAGGCAGCAAATGTTGACTGTGCAGATGTGATGAGAATGCCCAGGAGCCCAGTCACCCCACTGGGGAATGTATGCCTGTTCTCACTGATGATGGATCAGCTTGGATGTTCAACTTATCAGTTGCATATTTTGGGAATTATTAACCTTCGAAAGATTAGCAAGGCTGCCTGCCCATTGGTATGTCGTGGGACAAAGGAAAATACATTAGTGACCATGGGGAATGTTCAGATAAAGTGAAGCGCAGGGGATTGAGTTTCCTCAAAGTCCCCCACTGATTGTTGTCAGAGTGGCAGAGAGCTGTACAGCAACTGTACATTGAGCATGAAAGGAAATGTAAACGTTGTCAAGATCGATCTTCAGACTGGATACCTGCAGGTTCCCTGGGTGTAAGGTCGATCAAACCCTGTTTACATTTGTACCTGGGGCTGTGACAAGGTGACATCAGAGTGGTGTGGGCTCAAGGGGCGAGGGGACATGACAGAGGGACCTCTGCAGGCAGTTGTTCCACTTAGACCATGAGGTAGTCTGTATctactggcctccacagccttctgtggcaatgaattccacagattcaccagcctctggtgTATCTCACTGTATcaattgatgcatgtgacaagaaatggaacttgaacttgaactttgactaaagaaattcctcctcatcacctttctacaagtccttccttttattctgaggttatgacctctggtcctagactctcccacttgtccatgccaactggGCTAggctcatttggcccatatccctctatacttatccaaatgtattttaaacatccaCCTCTatatcttcctctggcagctggctCCAGGTACAGCCCACCTCATGAGTGGAGCACTTGCCCCCAAGGTACCTCTGCCATCTCCCCTTGCCCCTGAGCCTACACCTGCTGTTGTCACGGCCAGAACCCCCAGGTGCAAATGTACACAAGCTGCGATCGGTCTTACACCCAGGGCACCTGGAGGGATTCGGTAGCAATATCATTTTTGACATATTTTCCATTCTCATCTTACAGTGAAAGCATGTTGCTGTCGACTCTGAAGTCAAATGTTGTTAACTGATATTGCTGGGTGATGCAGATTGCTTCAGACATAGAGTGACTGGACAGCCAGGACGTGACTGAATCCAAAATCCCATCTACAGCAGCTCAACCATATATAGGTTCCATAACGGGGAGGTATTATCCATGCCGATGTTAGTGCctgttgcaggtacagcaggcagcgaagaaagctaatggcatgttggccttcataacaagaggagttgagtatagaagcaaagaggtccttatgcagttgtacaggggcctggtgagaccacacctggagtattgtgtgcagttttggtctcctaatttgtggaaggacattcttgctattgagggagtgcagcgtaggttcacaaggttaattcctgggatggctggtaggatgagaggggatcttattgaaacatataagattttcaagggattggacaggctgaaggcaggaaacatgttccagatgttgggggagtgcagaaccaggggccacagtttaagaataaggggtaagccatttagaacggagatgaggagacacttttttcacacagagttgtgaatctgtggaattctctgcctcaaagcatggcggaggccgattctctggatactttcaagagagagctagatagggctcttaaagatagcggagtcaggggatatggggagaagacaggaacgtggcactgattggggatgatcagccatgatcacattgaatggcggtgctggcttgaagggctgaatggcctactcctgcacctattgtctgttgtctgttgtccaGGGCAATGGGGAGTGCTGGGACAGCTGAGGTCTCTGAAGTAACTATATTTCTACTTACGGGCAGTGATGACCAAGCACAATGTCAATGAAATATGGGCCCTCCAGAAGGATCAGTACTGCTGCTGCAAATCTTAACAGAAAACAAGCGTTAACCTTTCAATCTCCCATGTCTAATCAATACATACTAAAGGCCTCGCAGTAATGCACATTCATTAATATACTCACAGCAAGTAAACAGCAAGCTTTGTGAACTGCCCTTCCACTGCAGTGTGAGTGCCAACTCCCAGGAGAACTAAGTGTTTAATGGACAGAAAGCACAACATTTATTACAATTTACTGTTAGTTAAAATTGCTATTTCTCCCGCTTGAAAAAAGTaaaccaaatctttcctatccctgtttaagaaggaactgcagatgctggaaaatcgaaggtggacaaaaatgctggagaaactcagcgggtggagaaacgttgcctatttcctttgctccatagatgctgctgcacccgctgagtttctccagcatttctgtctactttcctatccctgtacctgtccaagtgtctttcggcccgaaacgttgcctatttccttcgctccatagatgctgctgcacccgctgagtttctccagcatttttgtgtaccttcgattttccagcatctgcagttccttcttaaactcttataaAT
Coding sequences within:
- the tmem72 gene encoding transmembrane protein 72 produces the protein MAMARVWDLLDRTCRILGIVTAAVLLGVGTHTAVEGQFTKLAVYLLFAAAVLILLEGPYFIDIVLGHHCPSVYQKSNNKMWTLWEKALRPNGFQKFLTFIFLSVACFLHPVLIWHATIPGTMLIVSGLAYFVLSLRKTFQTKVAEAMGRGCCPGQYVTAIVLSEAGQREQMYSFQQHSAKKRLSLINHLRNIFKVNTERPPASEPTRTSQHKMTRTPTGTTANAGPLCEEGVIKMVLSEAGDLEEPGPDETTSDKVLIISK